The nucleotide window TTTTATGTGTTATAGTGTGGTGAAATGGAATACATCTGTTAAGTGTACCATTTTTGGTTTTGAGTGTTATTTACATTGTTGGAAATTGTTGGAAATGAATATGGTGCATTGCAAGGTGGTTTATAAAAGAATAGAAAATTCAATCTCGTTTTCGATGATGGATGATTGTAGAAACTTTGCCATTCTTTGGGCACCTGCTTGGTGTTTTGTGGTGAAACTATTGAGTTGTCAAACAATTATATCTGATTTCTATATGAGGAAGAATTTGAGCTCTTCAAATTTGGTTTCAATATATGTTAGTTTTTCTTACGTGGAGTAGGTGTGCATGAACTCGTTCTTGCCTGGTACTTTGTTTTTGGTTGTTATGTTCTTAACTGCCAGAGATGAGTCTTGTAGTGGTTATATTTCTTGAAAGATAATCACTTTTATAGAAACTGAGACATGATTCACTATATTCCTTTGATTCTAGGTTTTCTTCCAATGGATGCCACAACAGCTAACTCTCAGCGCAGACCATTTTCAATTAAACTGTGGCCTCCAAGTGAGAACACAAGAAAAATGCTGGTGGAAAGAATGACGAATAATCTTTCTAGTCCAACCATTTTCACCCGCAAGTACCGCAGTCTATCCAAGGAAGAGGCTACCAAAAATGCTGAAGAAATTGAAGATGCAGCTTTTACCATTGCTAATCAACATTATGAGAAGGAGCCTGATGGTGATGGAAGTTCTGCTGTGCAACTTTATGCCAGGGAATGCAGCAAGCTTATCCTGGAAATTCTAAAGAAGATACCCAAATCAGAGGACAAGgaaatttcaatttctgaaGTGGTTCCTACTGTTCAGGAGACCTTTTTTGATATCTCAAAAGGTAAAAGGGCTTTTATCGAAGCGGAAGAGGCTCAAGAACTTTTAAAGCCATTAAAAGAGCCTGGAAATTCTTACAGCAAAATTTGTTTCAGCAATAGAAGCTTCAGTATAGATGCAGCACGTATTGCAGGCCCTATCTTGGCAACCTTGAAGGATCAATTGAAGGAAGTTGATTTGTCAGATTTTGTTGCCGGAAGAAATGAGGCAGCAGCACTTGATGTCATGAATATATTCTCAGAAGCTCTGGAAGGTTCTAACTTGAAGTTTCTGAATCTCTCTGATAATGCTCTGGGTGAGAAGGGAGTTAGGGCATTTGGAAAGCTCCTTCAGTCTCAAACCAACTTGGAAGAACTATTTTTGATGAATGATGGGATTTCACAGGAAGCTGCAAATGCTGTTAGCGAGCTAGTTCCTTCCACCGAGAAGCTTAAGGTTCTtcattttcataataatatGACAGGTGATGAAGGGGCTGTTGCGATTGCGGAAATTGTGAAGCGTTCTCCTTTATTGGAAGATTTCAGGTGCTCTTCTACCAGAGTAGGCTCTGAAGGAGGGAGTGTCTTGTGTGAAGCACTTGGGATGTGCTCCCATTTGAAGAAGCTTGATTTGCGAGACAATATGTTTGGTCCAGAAGTTGGTCTTGTGTTGTGTAAGGCACTCATCAAACATGAAAATCTTACGGAAATTTACCTGAGCTACCTTAATTTAGAGGATGAAGGAGCAATTGCAATAGCTAACGCTCTTAAAGATTCAGCTCCTTCACTTGCTGTCTTGGAGATGGCAGGTAATGATATAACTGCTGAAGCTGCTTCAGCAATAGCTTCTTGTATAGCTGCAAAGCAGCTTCTTGCCAAGTTAAGCTTGGGTGAGAATGAACTCAAGGATGAAGGTGCAATTCAGATTGCTAAGGCACTGGAAGGACACAGCCATCTGATTGAAGTTGATATGAGCAGCAATGCACTAAGGAGGGCTGGGGCAAGAGTGCTGGCTCAAACTGTGCTGCACAAAGATGAGTTTAAATTACTAAATGTTAATGGGAATTTCATCTCAGAAGAAGGCGTTGACGAGTTGAAAGAGATCTTCAAGAAATCTCCTGAAATGCTTGCATCCCTGGAAGATAATGACCCGGAAGGAGAAGACGAGGATGATGAGGAGGATGAGGAGAGAGAATCTGGAGATGAGGGCAAAGACGTTGAGGATGAACTagaatcaaaactcaaaaaccTGGACGTCAAGCAAGAGGCAAGTCTTGACACACCAGCTAGCAATTAGAATTCAGTACTTGACGACTTCTGAATGTTGCAGTTTTAGTTTTACCATTTTCTTTATGCTAAGCTGGCCATATTATGTTCCTCCAGCAAGTGCTCTAACATATAGTTCCATCAGTAatttaaatttggtggaattgAACTGTTGCCTTAATTGGTCAAGTTAGGTCTCTGGCTAAATTATGTAGGGTACGACAGAGAGAACTGCTATTTATGTTGAACCTTCTTTTGTTATGTAGACTTGATAatctcctctttttttctctctttttttttatatttccaaGATGCATTTgacttgttttattttattggtgAACGAAATACGTGTGCCaggatttattttttttggataattaaCATCATTTTATTAATCACTAGTGCAAACATACAAAACCAGATCAGTGCAAACCTGACTACTCATCTCGGTGCATTTATAACATAGCCTATACTATTCTACACGGAAAAAACTCATCACTATTACAACCGCGTAACATACTGAAACAACTTTACATTCTTGTGCACTCTAACGCATATGTGTGTTTTCAATTCATATAGCAAGGCATATGAATTGCTATTgttgataaataaaatgaaaatatcataattttttaaaaaagtaaaaaataaagttgataATGAAAGAATATAGTAGgcattttaaagatttaattaGGATAAAAGAGGGAGTTGCTTATTGTTCAAAGTTGAAGGGGAGTTTGATTTTAAAAGCACAATTGGTAGGCAATACAATGCCACATTCTGGGTCTGTTAAACACTAGACAACCGTCAAAATAGTAAACTAGCTCGTAACATCAACTTGACAATTAACTGGACATGGCAGACAAGCTACTGAAACTTAATTTATCATCGACTCCAAATTAGAATAATTAAGAATTGTAGCAAAAAGCTAATGGTACACCAGTTGATATCTCCAATTTTCCCACTACTGCACAGTTAACTAGTAGCAAATGCAAAACCTAAAACTATGAGATGCTAATATACATGTAAGACACTGAGCCAAACAGACGACTAGAACCATAGTTAGATCTTAAATGCTCATAGCCAAAGTCGTTTCCTTTTTCAAAGTGTCCCCTATGTCCACTAATGGCTTCACTGGCCAAAATAATTCCTAGGTTCTACAAGGGCAAACTCAGGATACTAAGCTTGATCTCCTCCTCCTGTGGGCCTTCCACGATAACCCGTCTGCACTATGGCCAGTCAAATCGTGATAATCATTTCTCATGGAACTTGCACTCTCGGATTTGAACCTTTTGGGAGTTCTTCCATAGGTATCTTCACTTGTTGCCTCGCTCGCCACAGACACAGTGTCGGGCTTCAAGTCCTGTCCAGTCCTCTCAGAATCAGCATTGCCACTAGGCAACTCACCATTTGAGACTGACTGATGGTCCCTGTTCCTACCTTTACTTGATTGCGTAAAGAAATCATCTCCATTCTCCACAGCCTTCATCCACTGTACATCACTTAAAGAATCAGCATAAACCACTTCTTTTCTTCGTCGCTTTCCAGTGAGATTAGCACTTTCGTATAAAAATCCTTTTCCCTTTTCCTTAGAGTCAGGTGTAGCATAAGCCCAATCTGGAACCTCATGATCTTCCATGAGACGAGATCTGTAACGCTCTTTTTGTCTTCTCTCCTCATCCATTTTCTCAAACAGCCAAAATTCCTCATCGGAGCGGGCTGCAAGACGATTAATCTCTCTTTCGCTTGGCACATCTGTTCCAAGGGTGCTTGTACCTTTACGCATGATCTCTTCCAACATATCCCTCCTTTCTTGAGCTGCATGAACAAATAATGTCAAGTTAGATTTCATTATGAAGAGGATCGAAAATCAAGACCATGGATAGAAACATCAGTCGGCATTCACAATACTAACATGTTGAAAGTACACAGGTGGAACGAGGTAAAGCGCTTGATGCATGTCAACAAAAGGTATTAGTACTAACAAGTAGAAAGTACACAGGTAAAACATGGTAAATgcaattttttcttataatcCAACCTGATTTTTCTTGTCGACctttaaagcaaataaagaaCTTGTACATAACTATTACGTAATTTGTTTCTTTtcccttaagaaaattaaagaaggCTTGGGCCTGGAGGTGTGGAGAGTTCTCTAAAACCACATGTGTACATGACAAACCTGTAGATGTTGTATTGAACAAGCCAGCCTGGATGACCTTAGCATCAATACCCATCTTCTGTTTTGCACGCTCCAATATGACCTCTTCAATTGATCCAACACTGACCAACACAAAAACcctaacttcttttttttgccCAATTCGATGTGCCCTATCTTCTGCCTGCTGGTCCATTTGAGGGTTCCAGTCACTATCAAAAATTATCACAGTATCTGCTGTTTGCAGATTCAGACCGAGTCCTCCGGCACGAGTACTCAAAAGAAACATAAAGTAAGGAGAGTCAGGAGCATTAAATTGCTTTAGCAAAGTCCCCCGCTCCTCTGTTTTGGTTGAGCCATCAAGTCTAAGATACTTGAAGTCATGAACCTGCAGATAGACTTCAAGAATGTCCATGAGGCGGGTCATTTGTGAGAAGAGAAGGACCCTGTGCCCAGCTCTGCGAAGTTTGGGTAGTAAACGATCAAGAAGCTCAAATTTTCCAGATGCTCTCACTATCTCCTCCTTTCGATAAATATTATACTCGGCCACAAATAGGTAAGGGTGATTACAACATTTCCTTAGTTGCATGGAGAGATTCTGCAGACTCTTAGACCTCCCAGTTCCTGCGAAGTCACGTAGTCAGCAAATAATGATTGCCAAAAGACTTGGGGGAGGGGGATGGAAAAAGAGCACAAGAGTTATATAAGGAATCATTGAGGATGTAGATTTTAGAGCAATGGATCCCTAGAGGTCCAAGAGGaggagggggggagggggggggggggggggggggggggggtgagaAAGAAAGAGTATTATACAGTTAAAGCACAGTTGTTTATCCCCCTCTCTATAAAAAGTCCATAACCCCTCCACACACACCCAAAAAAAAGCTCTTAAAGTCAACCATGCATAAAAGGAATGAATTGAAGGCAATACTTTCTTGAGGGCACCTGCTACTCACCAGAATCCAATCCAACCCTCCCGACATCTGTGACCTGCTGGTAGTATACTTTCTGCCATGCAGACATATCACATTTAAGAACAACTTGTGTTTTCCCAGGAAGAAATTTCTCCACTTCATCCTTCTTCCTCCTCAATATAAATGGCCTTATCACCTAAAAGTAGTCAAAAACATAAGATAAGTAAAGTAGAAAGTGCATTTGTAAAGGTGCAACAAATACTAAACAGGAATGACAGAAGTGTATATTAGTGATTACTAAAACCAAGACCTACGTGGTGCAACCGGCGAATAATCAATAGTTCCTCTTCATCAGTTAGAGAGACATCACACTTATCCGCAAAGGGGGCATTAAACCACTCCTCAAAATTCTCCACTGAATTAAAGATGTTTGgaagaagaaaattgagaagAGACCACAACTCCTGTAAGCTGTTTTGGATTGGGGTACCTGTCAATAGGAGTCTTCGTCGAATCCTATAGCTGCAAATATTACACACCTCAATTAGAGAATGCTTCTAGCATCTGATTTTTTATTCTTGAAAAATGAACTGCCAAGAACAATGATTTCCAGATTTTGGCATATtccacaattattttttttgaaaataaaacaaattactCATTCGATTATTTGCCAGTGTGTCAGATTATTCCTTCATCAGCAAAGGTGAGTGCTAAAAATAAGCAGAGAGGAGCAAATCTAAACCTCATAAATAAGAAGATCTACATCATAGGTTATTATTCCTCCCCCTTTTGATTAACATTCCTATACATTAGCAACTTGACAGACAAAAAATTACATCTCACATACCCTGACACAAGTGTCCGTGCAAGAGCACATTCGTGATTTTTCAATCTGTGCCCTTCGTCAATTATAAGATAGTGCCAATGAATTTTCTTCAGAAATGCTTTGTCTCTCATAATAAGATCATAATGTGTGATCAACACACTGAACCTCCCCTCTCCTGTCAACTCCTCCCTCAGTGCCTTCCTTTCCTCCAAACGACCATCATAAAGAATAGCAACAATGctgcaaaaaggaaaaaagtccCATGAGATGTGATGCACAGTGCACCTAGACAAAATCAATGTGTGTTTGTGCTCCCTGCatgaaagagagagagagactggTGCATACCTAGGAGCCCATGTTGAGAATTCAGTAATCCAATTAGGTAGTACAGCTTTTGGAGCCACAATCAAGTGGGGACCACTTACACCCTTGTTTTCCAAGAGGTATGCAATTAAAGCAATTGTCTGGATCGTTTTCCCAAGTCCCATTTCATCTGCTAAAATTCCATTTAAGTTGTTATTAAACAAAGACAACATCCATTGAAGTCCTTCTATCTGGTAAGATCTTAGTTCTCCACCCTGAAGCATAGCTGGTTGCTCCGTAACCTACAAATATCATTAGATTTGCAGCATCAATAACATAAAACAGATGCAAATACTTAATTTCAGTTGTAGGAAAGGGAAAACAGCTAGTATATTGCAATTTCCATGGAGTTAGTTAGTGGAGATCATATCAGATACAGATCCTTGTACATCAGCATTAAGCCATTCAGCTGAGATTAGAAACAAATAATGGGCATACGAACATATTTTGGGACTGGAGAATCGAAATCAAAATTGAATGTACAGTGGTATGAAACTAGTACAGATATCTCGCTTCttaataatttaaagaaaagCCGTCATAAACCCGAATGGTGGATCTGGGATGGAGGCAAAATGGGAAGATGCCACCAACAAAAAGAGGTAACACATTCTATATTTTAGTTAGCTCAGCTTCACGACATAAAGTGgtgaaatgtaaaaagaatGTCACAACATACCTGATAGTCATTCAATTCAGATAATTTTGGAATCATGCTAAGGTCTAATCTTTCCATCAAACAAAGGAAGTAAGAACAGAAACTCAAGGGAACAGTGTATTCTCATTACACGATAGAGCTGCAGAATCTAATTTATTACACTTAATAACAATTCATGATTACATTAAAGATGGATTTTCTTTGTAATAACCAAACATCTGTAATGAGTAATAAAACGCTGATGAGGTCATCTGAAATAATCAACACCATGTCCCAAAATATGGAAACACAGCTTTAAAATGAGAAGGCACTCTGTCACAATCAATAGGAAACTCAAGCACATTGACCAAATACCTAGGAGAAAGGATGAGAATCCAAATCTGAAAACCACTGGAAGGTCCAATTTTTGCAACTAAACATCCATTCAATATCTAAAACTTGGACACAACTCTTCAATAATAATCCCTGGGAATTAAAAGTAAAAGATAACAGAGAAGAGGTGTGCCTCTTTACCTTCTCCTGGATCGAATGTACAGCTGAATTGTACTTCCTCTGACCTTCAAGTAAGTCATTAGTCTTCACATCATGAGTGGACTCATCATCAAGTACATCCTCTTCTTCCTCAGGAAGTGACTGCCCAGGAGTATCAGTCTTAGTAGCAGCCATTTCAGCATCTGAACCTTCCAAAGATTCAAGGCCATCATGATCAGCATCTTTTTGCCGTTGAACAGCAGCTCCCAGACGACCCAGGAGGTCATTTGTTTTCCCTAGAAGCATTGTCAACCTCTCATTCTTGCTTTCCTCCACCATCTTCATGTAAGCTTCTTGATCATCAGCTTTCAGTGCTTGTAACCTCAGTTTCTCAGCACGAGTAGCCCGTTGCCTCTGCCTTCCATGCCAAGCCTACAAAATAGAGATTGACTTCATTTTAGCCAAGATAAAATCCGGTATATGTCTTAAGAGTATAAGAGATGAAGACTGCATGCACTCTCTAGGTCACAACTCATTATTGGCTCATGGTATTTGTCAATTATGCACAGAGTGTTGAACAAATGAATGCACAGTAGAACAAACAGCAGAAAGTAAATAATGTCATACCTGAACACCATCATTCCTCTGTTTCCGCCGCTTCTGAACAGCCTGTACTTGTAATTGGAGTTCACGTGCTGCATTGAGTACATCCGCAAAGAACTTTCTTTTTGTAGTTTCCACACGGtttctttcctcttcttctaTTCTTGACAACCTCTGcaaaattttgttgttattaccAACAGGCATCTGACATCAAATTCTGTAAAATTTGCATTCAAAAGTTTCCTATCAAGGAATCAAAAGAATGAAAGGCAGTGGCCTGATTCTTAAAATACTAAATTCTCAGCATAGCTCTCTTCTCAACCTAACCAATAGACAGCAGACATGACAAAGACTATTTTTACTTAACTACATCAAGATGAAATTTCATTTCTGAATTTGGGAGGAGAAAGAAAGCATCTGAACCAGTTGTGGTTAAAAACATTAACTTGACGACGGTAGATATAATATATAGATGGCACAATTGACAAAGGCTTCGAGGCATCTATCACTTTACCTGGGCATCACGCTTCTTCCTCAATGGATCAT belongs to Solanum stenotomum isolate F172 chromosome 1, ASM1918654v1, whole genome shotgun sequence and includes:
- the LOC125867383 gene encoding RAN GTPase-activating protein 2; its protein translation is MDATTANSQRRPFSIKLWPPSENTRKMLVERMTNNLSSPTIFTRKYRSLSKEEATKNAEEIEDAAFTIANQHYEKEPDGDGSSAVQLYARECSKLILEILKKIPKSEDKEISISEVVPTVQETFFDISKGKRAFIEAEEAQELLKPLKEPGNSYSKICFSNRSFSIDAARIAGPILATLKDQLKEVDLSDFVAGRNEAAALDVMNIFSEALEGSNLKFLNLSDNALGEKGVRAFGKLLQSQTNLEELFLMNDGISQEAANAVSELVPSTEKLKVLHFHNNMTGDEGAVAIAEIVKRSPLLEDFRCSSTRVGSEGGSVLCEALGMCSHLKKLDLRDNMFGPEVGLVLCKALIKHENLTEIYLSYLNLEDEGAIAIANALKDSAPSLAVLEMAGNDITAEAASAIASCIAAKQLLAKLSLGENELKDEGAIQIAKALEGHSHLIEVDMSSNALRRAGARVLAQTVLHKDEFKLLNVNGNFISEEGVDELKEIFKKSPEMLASLEDNDPEGEDEDDEEDEERESGDEGKDVEDELESKLKNLDVKQEASLDTPASN
- the LOC125846393 gene encoding probable ATP-dependent DNA helicase CHR12; this translates as MVAQIETNAAADGGGGGGGGGMVGGSSPAVDESQDQLQKTKTLICALNFLSRNLPIPPDVFDAVSSIYHSDANDVDVGDEDASPADVDNLSVQNGPGMGSYGDLMADFEESLLTQRSSYTSGSGLSKLKEERFRSHIQHRLTELEDLPTSRGEDLQSKCLLELYELKLADLQHKVRSEVSSEYWLRLHCANPDKQLFDWGMTRLRRPLYGIGDAFAVESDDPLRKKRDAQRLSRIEEEERNRVETTKRKFFADVLNAARELQLQVQAVQKRRKQRNDGVQAWHGRQRQRATRAEKLRLQALKADDQEAYMKMVEESKNERLTMLLGKTNDLLGRLGAAVQRQKDADHDGLESLEGSDAEMAATKTDTPGQSLPEEEEDVLDDESTHDVKTNDLLEGQRKYNSAVHSIQEKVTEQPAMLQGGELRSYQIEGLQWMLSLFNNNLNGILADEMGLGKTIQTIALIAYLLENKGVSGPHLIVAPKAVLPNWITEFSTWAPSIVAILYDGRLEERKALREELTGEGRFSVLITHYDLIMRDKAFLKKIHWHYLIIDEGHRLKNHECALARTLVSGYRIRRRLLLTGTPIQNSLQELWSLLNFLLPNIFNSVENFEEWFNAPFADKCDVSLTDEEELLIIRRLHHVIRPFILRRKKDEVEKFLPGKTQVVLKCDMSAWQKVYYQQVTDVGRVGLDSGTGRSKSLQNLSMQLRKCCNHPYLFVAEYNIYRKEEIVRASGKFELLDRLLPKLRRAGHRVLLFSQMTRLMDILEVYLQVHDFKYLRLDGSTKTEERGTLLKQFNAPDSPYFMFLLSTRAGGLGLNLQTADTVIIFDSDWNPQMDQQAEDRAHRIGQKKEVRVFVLVSVGSIEEVILERAKQKMGIDAKVIQAGLFNTTSTAQERRDMLEEIMRKGTSTLGTDVPSEREINRLAARSDEEFWLFEKMDEERRQKERYRSRLMEDHEVPDWAYATPDSKEKGKGFLYESANLTGKRRRKEVVYADSLSDVQWMKAVENGDDFFTQSSKGRNRDHQSVSNGELPSGNADSERTGQDLKPDTVSVASEATSEDTYGRTPKRFKSESASSMRNDYHDLTGHSADGLSWKAHRRRRSSLVS